In one window of Falsibacillus pallidus DNA:
- a CDS encoding YfhH family protein: METERRYSEMTKHELNEEIAQLREKARKAEQLGMVNEFAVLQRKSIMAQAYLLDPNDFKSGEIYGIIGDPGNYFKVDYMNGVFAWGFRLQGDGKEEALPISLLQNK; encoded by the coding sequence ATGGAAACTGAGAGAAGATATAGTGAGATGACGAAACATGAGTTGAATGAAGAGATTGCCCAATTGCGGGAGAAAGCTCGAAAAGCCGAGCAGCTTGGCATGGTGAATGAGTTCGCTGTACTGCAGCGTAAATCGATCATGGCTCAGGCCTATCTCCTTGATCCAAACGATTTCAAATCAGGAGAAATCTACGGGATTATTGGCGATCCGGGCAATTATTTTAAAGTCGACTACATGAATGGCGTGTTTGCCTGGGGCTTCCGCCTGCAGGGAGATGGAAAGGAAGAGGCCCTTCCGATTTCACTCCTACAGAATAAATAA
- a CDS encoding small, acid-soluble spore protein K, with product MRNKAKGFPYGSQNKFEGEPRAKAEYASKRANGTINTHPQERMHASNQREKDTI from the coding sequence ATGCGAAATAAAGCTAAAGGTTTCCCATACGGCAGCCAGAATAAATTCGAAGGCGAGCCGCGGGCCAAAGCCGAGTATGCCTCTAAACGGGCAAACGGCACAATCAATACGCATCCGCAAGAAAGAATGCATGCATCCAATCAACGTGAAAAGGATACCATTTGA
- a CDS encoding YfhJ family protein, with translation MNELFEKLTALLLEKNDRLSYARARTWVEILWEDFETTYAKAGREYKGREMTKKIVTHWITQYGEKLHEFAAVNPKYQHLLNDENDMKH, from the coding sequence ATGAATGAATTATTCGAAAAGCTGACGGCACTTCTGTTGGAGAAAAACGATCGCTTAAGCTATGCAAGAGCAAGGACGTGGGTCGAAATCCTCTGGGAAGATTTCGAAACTACCTATGCTAAAGCTGGACGCGAATACAAAGGCAGGGAAATGACGAAAAAAATCGTCACCCACTGGATTACGCAATACGGAGAAAAGCTCCATGAATTTGCAGCCGTCAATCCAAAATATCAGCACCTGCTTAATGATGAAAATGACATGAAGCACTAA
- a CDS encoding metal-dependent hydrolase, whose translation MDTGTHVVMGFALGGLATLDPVVAEHTATAHSVLIGTIIGSQIPDIDTVLKLRNNAVYIRNHRGITHSIPAVMLWPLAIIAVIYPLMPQANLLHLWLWTFFAVFLHVFVDIFNAYGTQALRPFSSRWVALGIINTFDPFIFIMHVIGLILWGFGADPGITFALIYVILIGYYLRRIYAHHSLKKAIKKRIPTAETIIVSPTMRFHQWRIAVKTRDSFYVARGHQRSITVLDEFKRIPIPDTDVINAAKKDKNLSAFLHFSPVFRWEVDEYDDYYEVRFIDLRYRSNGHYPFVAVVQLDLDLNITGSYTGWIFSKEKLRKKLEINTF comes from the coding sequence TTGGATACTGGCACACACGTAGTCATGGGGTTTGCGCTTGGAGGATTGGCGACGCTCGATCCAGTGGTTGCGGAACATACGGCCACCGCACATAGTGTGTTGATAGGAACCATCATCGGATCGCAAATACCTGATATAGATACTGTATTAAAATTAAGGAATAACGCTGTTTATATTCGCAACCATCGGGGCATTACCCATTCGATCCCTGCCGTCATGCTCTGGCCTCTTGCCATCATCGCAGTGATCTACCCGCTGATGCCGCAAGCCAACCTGCTGCATTTATGGCTGTGGACATTTTTCGCCGTCTTCCTGCATGTGTTTGTTGACATCTTCAACGCTTACGGGACTCAGGCATTACGGCCATTTTCATCCAGATGGGTCGCGCTGGGGATCATCAATACGTTTGACCCCTTTATTTTCATCATGCATGTAATAGGCTTGATCTTGTGGGGATTCGGAGCGGATCCGGGCATTACTTTTGCCCTCATATATGTTATTCTCATCGGCTATTATCTGCGGCGGATTTATGCTCATCACAGTTTGAAAAAAGCCATCAAGAAACGTATTCCGACGGCAGAAACAATCATCGTCTCTCCGACCATGCGTTTTCACCAATGGCGGATTGCCGTCAAAACACGCGATTCTTTCTATGTGGCGCGCGGGCACCAGAGATCCATCACGGTGCTTGATGAGTTTAAACGGATCCCCATTCCGGATACAGATGTGATCAATGCAGCGAAAAAAGATAAAAACCTATCTGCGTTCCTGCATTTTTCCCCGGTCTTCCGCTGGGAAGTCGATGAATACGATGACTATTATGAAGTGAGATTCATCGATTTGCGCTACCGGAGCAACGGCCACTATCCATTTGTCGCCGTGGTGCAGCTCGATCTTGACCTGAACATTACAGGCTCCTATACCGGCTGGATCTTTAGCAAGGAAAAACTCAGGAAGAAGCTTGAGATCAATACTTTCTAG
- a CDS encoding SDR family NAD(P)-dependent oxidoreductase: MKKIVITGAGTGLGKELALQYADNDVELHLVGRSLQTLEETAAEAEKSGAKVYVHAADITVVSEVKHIAAEIEEDGPVDILVNNAGIGMFGPFMESTADQMEAMFRTNSFGPIYLAKAFIPGFLQNNRGTIINIISTAGLRGKKNESLYVASKFALRGFTESLQQEYADTGLRIVAAYMGGMNTPFWDETDHIKDKSRLRTPKEVAEIIVKESAEKTEIVIESKNKSGSA; the protein is encoded by the coding sequence ATGAAAAAAATTGTGATTACTGGAGCAGGCACAGGACTAGGAAAAGAATTGGCTTTGCAGTATGCCGATAATGATGTGGAATTGCACCTGGTCGGGCGCAGCCTGCAGACATTGGAAGAAACGGCGGCTGAAGCAGAAAAAAGCGGTGCAAAGGTTTATGTTCATGCAGCGGATATAACGGTGGTAAGCGAAGTTAAGCACATTGCAGCGGAAATTGAAGAAGACGGCCCTGTGGATATCCTCGTGAACAACGCCGGCATAGGAATGTTCGGACCATTTATGGAATCGACGGCCGATCAGATGGAAGCGATGTTCCGTACAAACAGCTTCGGACCGATTTATTTGGCAAAAGCATTTATCCCGGGCTTTTTACAGAATAATAGAGGCACGATCATCAATATCATTTCAACAGCCGGACTGCGCGGCAAGAAAAATGAATCGTTGTATGTAGCAAGTAAATTTGCATTAAGAGGCTTCACAGAGAGCTTGCAGCAGGAGTATGCCGACACCGGCCTCCGCATTGTTGCAGCTTACATGGGCGGAATGAACACGCCATTCTGGGACGAGACGGACCATATCAAGGATAAAAGCCGCTTGCGCACACCAAAAGAAGTGGCGGAAATCATCGTCAAAGAAAGCGCAGAGAAGACAGAGATCGTTATTGAATCCAAGAACAAAAGCGGAAGCGCCTGA
- a CDS encoding YpzG family protein, which translates to MDNVNNNFSNDRYNSPFNKAWFNKKHAHAQANGETRITQKQIILANETRKRS; encoded by the coding sequence ATGGATAATGTGAATAATAATTTCTCTAATGACAGATATAACAGTCCATTCAATAAAGCTTGGTTCAATAAAAAACACGCTCATGCTCAAGCGAATGGCGAAACAAGAATCACTCAGAAGCAGATCATTCTAGCGAATGAAACGCGTAAAAGGTCATAA